A genome region from Camelus ferus isolate YT-003-E chromosome 25, BCGSAC_Cfer_1.0, whole genome shotgun sequence includes the following:
- the POLR2K gene encoding DNA-directed RNA polymerases I, II, and III subunit RPABC4: MDTQKDVQPPKQQPMIYICGECHTENEIKSRDPIRCRECGYRIMYKKRTKRLVVFDAR; this comes from the exons ATGGACACCCAGAAGGACGTTCAACCCCCAAAGCAGCAGCCAATGATATATATCTGTGGAG aatgtcacacagaaaatgaaataaaatccagGGATCCAATCCGATGCAGAGAATGTGGATACAGAATAATGTACAAGAAAAGGACTAAAAGAT TGGTGGTTTTTGATGCTCGATGA